One genomic window of Paramormyrops kingsleyae isolate MSU_618 chromosome 20, PKINGS_0.4, whole genome shotgun sequence includes the following:
- the psmb3 gene encoding proteasome subunit beta type-3: MSIMSYNGGAVMAMRGKDCVAIAADRRFGVQAQMVTTDFQKMFSMGDRLYIGLAGLATDVQTVSQRLKFRLNLYELKEGRHIKPKTFMSMVSNLLYERRFGPYYVEPVIAGLDPKTFEPFICSLDLIGCPMVTEDFVVSGTCSEQMYGMCESLWEPDMGAEDLFETISQAMLNAVDRDAVSGMGVVVHVIEKDKITTRTLKARMD; this comes from the exons ATG TCTATTATGTCATATAATGGGGGTGCTGTCATGGCGATGCGGGGCAAAGATTGTGTGGCCATTGCCGCTGACCGGCGCTTTGGGGTTCAGGCTCAGATGGTCACCACAGACTTTCAGAAGATGTTTTCTATGGGTGATAGGCTATACATTGGCCTAGCAGGATTGGCCACTGATGTGCAAACTGT GTCCCAGCGCCTTAAGTTTCGCCTAAACTTGTATGAGCTGAAGGAAGGTCGTCACATCAAGCCCAAAACCTTCATGAGCATGGTGTCCAATTTACTCTATGAAAGGAG ATTTGGCCCGTACTATGTAGAGCCCGTAATTGCTGGTTTGGATCCCAAGACCTTTGAGCCATTCATCTGTTCCCTGGACCTGATTGGCTGTCCTATGGTAACAGAAGATTTTGTAGTTAGCGGGACCTGCTCAGAGCAGATGTACGGCATGTGCGAATCTCTGTGGGAGCCAGACATG GGGGCGGAAGACTTGTTTGAGACCATTTCACAAGCCATGCTGAATGCTGTAGACAGGGATGCAGTTTCTGGTATGGGGGTTGTTGTGCATGTCAT cgAGAAAGACAAAATCACAACTCGGACTCTGAAGGCCAGAATGGATTAG